The Nitriliruptor alkaliphilus DSM 45188 genome includes a region encoding these proteins:
- the argB gene encoding acetylglutamate kinase: MAVQPHDQRSAVAQEKAAVLREALPWITRFHGQTVVIKYGGNAMVDEELKRSFAADVALLHFVGLRPVIVHGGGPQIGQLAAQMGLTSRFVGGLRVTDAAMMDVVRMALLGQVNPEVVGLVQDAGAPSVGVAGTDAGLLQVRPAVGPEGEDLGFVGEVEHVDTSYLTELLEGEFLPVVATVGRDAGGVERNVNADLAAGAIAAALGASKFVCLTDVPGLYQDFGRDEQSLMSEVSVKQLQHMLAADELHAGMRPKIRSIVDAVRGGVPQAHILDGRVLHAVLIEIFTDEGVGTMVTTGGETLRDAFEERAADQVRGLASGGVA; encoded by the coding sequence ATGGCCGTCCAACCGCACGATCAGCGCAGCGCCGTCGCCCAGGAGAAGGCGGCCGTGCTGCGCGAGGCGTTGCCGTGGATCACGCGCTTCCACGGGCAGACCGTCGTGATCAAGTACGGCGGCAACGCCATGGTCGACGAGGAGCTCAAGCGCTCCTTCGCTGCCGACGTGGCGCTACTGCACTTCGTGGGGCTGCGACCCGTCATCGTCCACGGAGGCGGCCCGCAGATCGGCCAGCTCGCCGCGCAGATGGGCCTCACGTCGCGGTTCGTCGGTGGGCTGCGGGTGACCGACGCGGCGATGATGGACGTGGTGCGCATGGCGCTGCTCGGGCAGGTCAACCCCGAGGTCGTCGGCCTGGTCCAGGACGCCGGCGCGCCGAGCGTGGGTGTGGCGGGCACCGACGCCGGGCTGTTGCAGGTGCGCCCGGCCGTCGGGCCGGAGGGTGAGGACCTCGGGTTCGTCGGTGAGGTCGAGCACGTCGACACCAGCTACCTCACCGAGCTGCTCGAGGGGGAGTTCCTCCCGGTCGTGGCCACCGTCGGCCGGGACGCCGGCGGCGTCGAGCGCAACGTCAACGCCGATCTCGCCGCCGGCGCGATCGCTGCGGCGCTCGGTGCCAGCAAGTTCGTGTGCCTCACCGACGTCCCCGGCCTGTACCAGGACTTCGGGCGCGACGAGCAGTCGCTGATGAGCGAGGTCTCGGTCAAGCAGCTGCAGCACATGCTCGCTGCCGACGAGCTCCACGCCGGTATGCGTCCCAAGATCCGCTCGATCGTCGACGCGGTCCGCGGGGGCGTGCCGCAGGCCCACATCCTCGACGGCCGGGTGCTGCACGCGGTCCTCATCGAGATCTTCACCGACGAGGGCGTCGGGACCATGGTGACCACCGGCGGTGAGACCCTGCGTGACGCCTTCGAGGAGCGCGCCGCCGACCAGGTCCGCGGGCTGGCCAGCGGGGGTGTGGCGTGA
- a CDS encoding arginine repressor: MTGQSRVSVSKGDRQQALRRLLGERDLASQTEVREALAERGIDAHQTTVSRDLDELGAVRVRGSDGHLVYRIAVDPGPGNARARVDEVVRQFVVSARSSGNIAVLRTPPACAQPVASAVDLAELDGVLATVAGDDTVLVVATDDLGGAALAERFLACLAGDASLI; this comes from the coding sequence GTGACCGGCCAGTCGCGCGTGTCCGTGTCCAAGGGCGACCGCCAGCAGGCGTTGCGCCGGCTGCTCGGCGAACGTGACCTCGCCTCGCAGACCGAGGTCCGCGAGGCGCTCGCAGAGCGTGGCATCGACGCCCACCAGACCACGGTGTCCCGCGACCTCGACGAGCTCGGTGCCGTCCGGGTCCGCGGCTCGGACGGTCACCTCGTCTACCGCATCGCGGTCGACCCGGGCCCGGGCAACGCCCGCGCTCGCGTCGACGAGGTCGTCCGGCAGTTCGTCGTGTCGGCCCGCTCCAGCGGCAACATCGCCGTGCTGCGCACCCCGCCGGCGTGCGCGCAACCGGTCGCGTCGGCGGTCGACCTGGCGGAGCTCGACGGGGTGCTCGCCACCGTCGCCGGCGACGACACCGTCCTGGTGGTGGCCACCGACGACCTCGGTGGCGCCGCGCTCGCCGAACGCTTCCTGGCCTGCCTCGCCGGGGACGCCTCCCTGATCTGA
- a CDS encoding VOC family protein, with translation MQERSGSQAPALAGIIIDVPSGAFDATVAFWAGALSAPPEALSGMPGGDAYVRLPGATAVTDVVLQRIDDTDRPRFHLDIAVLDRADAVQRAADLGGKVVQHEEDWDVLIDPAGLPLCVGFEDLEPLQTAPRPPDRGYLDAIFIDVPPDRVTAEVVFWSAVLDATPVPPDASDPAYHPLAGVRAVGGEPVVVEVQTTLPDPARDGVATAPRIHVDLSATDVDEEVARLTALGARHVDAVVAPGAGRVESAPGAGRVESAPGAGRVESAPGAGRVERDWVTLADPAGNLFCVVPATPERA, from the coding sequence GTGCAGGAGCGGTCCGGGTCGCAAGCGCCAGCCCTCGCGGGCATCATCATCGACGTCCCGTCGGGCGCTTTCGATGCGACGGTCGCGTTCTGGGCCGGGGCACTGTCGGCTCCGCCGGAGGCGCTGTCCGGGATGCCGGGCGGCGACGCCTACGTGCGGTTGCCCGGTGCGACGGCCGTCACCGACGTGGTCCTCCAGCGCATCGACGACACCGACCGTCCGCGGTTCCACCTCGACATCGCGGTGCTCGATCGGGCCGACGCGGTGCAGCGGGCGGCTGACCTCGGAGGGAAGGTGGTCCAGCACGAGGAGGACTGGGACGTTCTGATCGACCCGGCCGGCCTACCGCTGTGCGTCGGTTTCGAGGATCTCGAACCGCTCCAGACCGCACCCCGGCCGCCCGACCGCGGGTACCTCGACGCGATCTTCATCGACGTGCCCCCGGACCGGGTGACCGCCGAGGTGGTGTTCTGGTCGGCCGTGCTCGATGCGACGCCGGTGCCGCCCGACGCCAGCGATCCCGCCTACCACCCCCTCGCCGGGGTCCGCGCGGTGGGGGGTGAGCCGGTCGTCGTGGAGGTGCAGACCACGCTGCCCGACCCGGCTCGGGACGGCGTGGCCACCGCCCCGCGGATCCACGTCGATCTGTCCGCGACCGACGTCGACGAGGAGGTCGCACGGTTGACCGCGCTCGGCGCCCGGCACGTGGACGCCGTCGTCGCCCCGGGCGCGGGGCGCGTGGAGAGCGCCCCGGGCGCGGGGCGCGTGGAGAGCGCCCCGGGCGCGGGGCGCGTGGAGAGCGCCCCGGGCGCGGGGCGCGTGGAGCGCGACTGGGTGACCCTGGCCGATCCCGCAGGCAACCTGTTCTGCGTGGTCCCGGCCACGCCGGAGCGGGCGTGA
- the argJ gene encoding bifunctional glutamate N-acetyltransferase/amino-acid acetyltransferase ArgJ: MSPFPGWGPADRGGLEPVPGGVTAAPGFRAGGLATGVKPSGKPDLALLVADEVASVAVVTTTNQVKAPSCTLTEQHAADGRAQVVVVNSGNANVCTPDGDEHNRRIAEGAAAATGTASTDVLVMSTGVIGVPLPIERIEAALPDLAAGVTVDGGATAAEAMLTTDTRTKQVAYRVSDEQGSCTIGGMAKGVGMIEPAMATLLVVLTTDAPVQHRILGNLLTRGVDTSFNRVSVDGDRSTSDTAAILASGLARTPPSAATLGRAVQAVCADLAEQVVADGEGATRVAAVTVHGAASEEAAERMARAVATSLLVRAAIHGADPNWGRIIMALGNAGVDLDPRRVSITCAGITVCRFGVATVFDRGQAAAAMSRPEVEIGIDVGAGRSSATVLTCDLTPEYVRFNSQYTT, encoded by the coding sequence GTGAGCCCGTTCCCCGGGTGGGGTCCTGCCGACCGCGGCGGCCTCGAACCCGTCCCCGGCGGCGTGACCGCGGCGCCGGGCTTCCGTGCCGGCGGCCTGGCCACGGGCGTCAAGCCGTCCGGGAAGCCCGACCTGGCGCTGCTCGTGGCCGACGAGGTCGCCAGCGTCGCCGTCGTGACCACGACCAACCAGGTCAAGGCCCCCTCGTGCACGCTCACCGAGCAGCACGCCGCGGACGGCCGGGCGCAGGTCGTGGTGGTCAACAGTGGCAACGCCAACGTCTGCACCCCCGACGGTGACGAGCACAACCGGCGCATCGCCGAGGGTGCCGCTGCCGCGACCGGCACCGCGTCGACCGATGTGCTGGTGATGTCGACCGGGGTCATCGGCGTCCCGCTGCCGATCGAGCGCATCGAAGCCGCGCTGCCCGACCTCGCCGCCGGTGTCACCGTCGACGGCGGGGCCACCGCGGCCGAGGCCATGCTGACCACCGACACCCGCACCAAGCAGGTCGCCTACCGGGTCAGCGACGAGCAGGGCAGCTGCACCATCGGTGGGATGGCCAAGGGCGTCGGCATGATCGAGCCCGCCATGGCGACCCTCCTCGTGGTGCTGACCACCGACGCGCCGGTCCAGCACCGCATCCTCGGAAACCTGTTGACCCGTGGCGTGGACACCAGCTTCAACCGCGTCAGCGTCGACGGGGACCGCTCCACGTCCGACACCGCCGCGATCCTCGCCAGCGGGCTGGCGCGCACACCGCCGAGCGCGGCGACCCTCGGACGCGCCGTCCAGGCGGTCTGTGCCGACCTCGCCGAGCAGGTCGTGGCCGACGGCGAGGGCGCGACGCGCGTCGCCGCCGTCACCGTGCACGGGGCGGCGTCCGAGGAGGCCGCCGAGCGCATGGCCCGGGCCGTCGCGACCTCCCTGCTGGTCCGGGCGGCCATCCACGGCGCGGACCCGAACTGGGGCCGCATCATCATGGCGCTCGGCAACGCAGGCGTCGACCTCGACCCCCGACGGGTCAGCATCACCTGCGCCGGTATCACGGTGTGCCGCTTCGGGGTCGCGACCGTGTTCGACCGTGGGCAGGCGGCCGCCGCCATGTCGCGGCCCGAGGTCGAGATCGGCATCGACGTCGGCGCCGGGCGGTCCAGCGCCACGGTCCTGACCTGCGACCTGACCCCCGAGTACGTCCGCTTCAACAGTCAGTACACGACGTGA
- a CDS encoding response regulator transcription factor, translating to MATTILIVEDDPHVVTLLTELLGQEGYTVEVATDGLVGLLKLRTAAVDAVLLDVMMPDVDGTRMLRQLLEEHEGHLPVPVVVVTGSPDGARTCRELLGEDRVVEKPFDPAVLLDRLRGVLAAEEAS from the coding sequence ATGGCGACCACGATCCTGATCGTCGAGGACGACCCCCACGTGGTCACGTTGTTGACCGAGCTGCTCGGACAGGAGGGCTACACGGTCGAGGTCGCCACCGACGGGCTCGTCGGGCTGCTGAAGCTCCGGACCGCGGCCGTCGACGCGGTACTGCTCGACGTGATGATGCCGGACGTCGACGGCACGAGGATGCTGCGTCAGCTCCTCGAGGAGCACGAGGGACACCTCCCCGTCCCCGTCGTGGTCGTCACCGGCTCGCCGGACGGCGCACGGACCTGCCGCGAGCTGCTCGGGGAGGACCGGGTGGTGGAGAAACCGTTCGATCCGGCCGTGCTGCTCGATCGGCTCCGCGGCGTGCTGGCGGCGGAGGAGGCGTCGTGA
- a CDS encoding GNAT family N-acetyltransferase encodes MTGTTRSPHDLAGAVRELERVAARSFPPVEREHLAGWLLRASGGWTGRGNSALPVDVPADDVLAALPEVERWYRERGLPPMVALPEPPFEAAAGQLLRHGWAARHGALVLTASCASLLDELEPRSDLPAPRIADAPSEAWLAAYRYRGGDPPPQARGMLAAAGARFLGLEVDGGLAAIVRHVVEVPWVGITAMEVAPEHRRRGLARHLLRSVVADAVAAGSDRVWLQVDPTNVAGRALYEGVGFRLHHTYRYYQRGADARQEL; translated from the coding sequence GTGACCGGCACCACCCGGTCCCCACACGACCTGGCCGGGGCGGTCCGCGAGCTCGAGCGGGTCGCGGCTCGCAGCTTCCCCCCGGTGGAACGCGAGCACCTGGCGGGCTGGCTGCTGCGGGCGTCGGGCGGTTGGACCGGCCGCGGCAACTCCGCCCTGCCCGTCGACGTCCCGGCGGACGACGTGCTGGCTGCGCTCCCCGAGGTGGAGCGCTGGTACCGGGAGCGTGGGCTGCCACCGATGGTCGCGCTGCCCGAGCCACCGTTCGAGGCAGCCGCGGGGCAGCTGCTGCGGCACGGGTGGGCGGCCCGGCACGGCGCGCTCGTCCTGACCGCGTCGTGCGCGTCGCTGCTCGACGAGCTCGAACCGCGATCGGACCTGCCCGCCCCGAGGATCGCGGACGCGCCGAGCGAGGCGTGGCTGGCCGCATACCGCTACCGCGGCGGGGACCCACCCCCGCAGGCGCGCGGGATGCTCGCGGCCGCCGGCGCCCGGTTCCTCGGCCTCGAGGTCGACGGTGGGCTCGCCGCGATCGTCCGGCACGTGGTGGAGGTGCCCTGGGTCGGGATCACGGCGATGGAGGTCGCGCCCGAGCACCGACGACGAGGCCTGGCCCGACACCTCCTACGGTCCGTCGTCGCCGACGCCGTCGCGGCCGGATCCGACCGCGTCTGGCTCCAGGTCGATCCCACCAACGTGGCCGGTCGTGCCCTGTACGAGGGCGTCGGCTTCCGCCTCCACCACACCTACCGCTACTACCAGCGCGGCGCCGACGCCCGCCAGGAGCTGTGA
- the argC gene encoding N-acetyl-gamma-glutamyl-phosphate reductase, which yields MAHRLGIVGASGYGGAELLRLAATHPAFEVAVVAAHSQAGTPIVDLFPNLAGTRVFDAIEVGALAECDVVVLATPHDVALELGAELFDAGVRVVDLSAAFRLSVDGFATWYGGTHDRPDLATGDAAADPAAVYGLPELGHREAVRGATLVANPGCYPTATLLGLAPLAGLLQPGTIVVDAKSGTSGAGRAAKDTLHFSHVHGDLSAYGAPGHRHTGEIERWLPGDLGAVSFTPHLVPMARGLLATCYATLADGVDAAAVQDALTTAYADEPFVHVLAPGRFPHTKALAGSNGCQLSAVVDGRTGRVTVTSAIDNLGKGAAGQALQNANLMLGIEETAGLTTVGVYP from the coding sequence GTGGCGCACCGTCTCGGCATCGTGGGCGCCTCCGGCTACGGCGGCGCCGAGCTGCTGCGCCTCGCTGCCACCCACCCCGCGTTCGAGGTGGCGGTCGTCGCGGCGCACTCCCAGGCCGGCACCCCCATCGTGGATCTGTTCCCGAACCTGGCGGGGACGCGTGTGTTCGACGCGATCGAGGTCGGCGCGCTGGCCGAGTGCGACGTGGTGGTCCTCGCCACGCCGCACGACGTGGCCCTCGAGCTCGGTGCCGAGCTGTTCGACGCCGGTGTACGGGTGGTCGACCTGTCGGCGGCCTTCCGCCTCAGCGTGGACGGGTTCGCCACCTGGTACGGCGGCACGCACGATCGGCCGGACCTCGCGACGGGCGACGCGGCGGCAGACCCGGCCGCGGTCTACGGCCTGCCCGAACTCGGGCACCGCGAGGCCGTGCGGGGCGCCACGCTGGTGGCCAACCCCGGCTGCTACCCGACCGCGACCCTCCTCGGCCTCGCACCCCTCGCCGGACTGCTCCAGCCAGGGACCATCGTCGTGGACGCCAAGTCGGGGACCTCCGGTGCCGGTCGGGCCGCCAAGGACACGCTGCACTTCAGCCACGTCCACGGGGACCTCAGCGCCTACGGCGCACCGGGCCACCGCCACACCGGCGAGATCGAACGCTGGCTGCCCGGCGATCTCGGCGCCGTCAGCTTCACGCCGCACCTGGTGCCGATGGCGCGAGGCCTGCTCGCCACCTGCTACGCGACCCTCGCCGACGGCGTCGACGCGGCCGCGGTGCAGGACGCGCTCACCACCGCGTACGCCGACGAACCGTTCGTGCACGTCCTGGCCCCCGGCCGGTTCCCGCACACCAAGGCGCTCGCCGGCAGCAACGGCTGCCAGCTGTCGGCCGTCGTCGACGGACGGACCGGCCGCGTCACCGTCACCAGCGCCATCGACAACCTCGGCAAGGGTGCCGCCGGTCAGGCCCTCCAGAACGCCAACCTCATGCTCGGCATCGAGGAGACCGCCGGGCTGACCACCGTCGGCGTCTACCCGTGA
- a CDS encoding argininosuccinate synthase: protein MSNPRVVLAYSGGLDTSVAIRWMNEHKGVDVVACAVDVGQGVDDLEEIRQRGLECGAVESVVVDARQEFAEDFIAPALRANAMYMGKYPLVSALSRPLIVKHLVRVARETGAAGVAHGCTGKGNDQVRFEVGTMCLAPDLDTMAPIREWGLSRDAAIDYANERGIPIPVKSKASPYSIDENAWGRTAECGILEDPWAAPPEDVYERSVSVKDAPDEPEEVIIAFRSGLPVSLDGVELPLHELITEIDRRAGAHGIGRIDLIEDRLVGIKSREIYECPGAITLITAHRDLEDLCLEQELADHKRTEEGRYAQLIYNGLWWGPLKRGLDAFMNEANRYVNGEVRVELFKGSATVVGRRSDDSALYDYDMATYDEGDQFDQTLAEGFVKLWGLPLKTWAARAQQHGDAL from the coding sequence ATGAGCAACCCACGCGTCGTCCTCGCCTACTCCGGTGGTCTCGACACCTCCGTCGCGATCCGCTGGATGAACGAGCACAAGGGCGTCGACGTCGTCGCCTGCGCCGTCGACGTCGGCCAGGGGGTCGACGACCTCGAGGAGATCCGCCAGCGTGGCCTCGAGTGCGGTGCCGTCGAATCGGTGGTCGTGGACGCCCGCCAGGAGTTCGCCGAGGACTTCATCGCCCCGGCGCTGCGTGCCAACGCGATGTACATGGGCAAGTACCCGCTGGTGTCCGCCCTCTCGCGACCGCTGATCGTCAAGCACCTGGTCCGCGTGGCGCGGGAGACGGGCGCGGCCGGGGTGGCACACGGGTGCACCGGGAAGGGCAACGACCAGGTCCGCTTCGAGGTCGGCACGATGTGCCTCGCCCCGGACCTGGACACCATGGCGCCGATCCGTGAGTGGGGCCTGTCGCGCGACGCGGCGATCGACTACGCCAACGAGCGGGGCATCCCGATCCCGGTCAAGAGCAAGGCGTCGCCGTACTCGATCGACGAGAACGCCTGGGGACGCACCGCCGAGTGCGGGATCCTCGAGGACCCGTGGGCGGCGCCACCCGAGGACGTCTACGAGCGCAGCGTCTCGGTCAAGGACGCCCCCGACGAGCCGGAGGAGGTCATCATCGCCTTCCGGTCCGGGTTGCCGGTCTCGCTCGACGGGGTCGAGCTGCCGCTCCACGAGCTGATCACCGAGATCGACCGGCGCGCGGGTGCGCACGGCATAGGACGCATCGACCTGATCGAGGACCGGCTGGTCGGCATCAAGAGCCGCGAGATCTACGAGTGCCCGGGCGCGATCACCCTGATCACCGCCCACCGCGACCTCGAGGACCTCTGCCTCGAGCAGGAACTCGCCGATCACAAGCGCACCGAGGAGGGCCGCTACGCCCAGCTGATCTACAACGGCCTGTGGTGGGGACCCCTCAAGCGTGGGCTGGACGCCTTCATGAACGAGGCCAACCGCTACGTCAACGGCGAGGTCCGCGTCGAGCTGTTCAAGGGCAGCGCGACGGTCGTCGGTCGTCGGTCCGACGACTCGGCGCTGTACGACTACGACATGGCGACCTACGACGAGGGCGACCAGTTCGACCAGACCCTCGCCGAGGGCTTCGTCAAGCTGTGGGGCCTGCCGCTCAAGACCTGGGCGGCGCGGGCACAGCAGCACGGCGATGCCCTCTGA
- a CDS encoding acetylornithine transaminase, which yields MNAHLQQLQARADAHVMRTYPPAPAAFVRGQGTVLFDGDGQPWLDFLCGLAVTSLGHAHPAVTEAVADQAGQLVHTSNLFLTEPAVELSERLATITGWDDATVFFAQCGATANEAAIKLARKHGKRQHPDKVRVVTLEGSFHGRTLATLEATGQPAKHVPFAPLAGFVDHVPYDDPAALRAAVGDDTCAVLLELVQGEGGVRPIDPEVLTAAREACDRAGALLIVDEVQTGIGRTGPWFAFQATDVVPDVVTVAKALANGFPIGACIARGEAAKVFEPGDHATTFGGNPVACAAANAVLRTIEADGLLVTAAARATRLRDGLLRLVDDAPSAAGVRGRGLLLGLTLDAPVAADVVAACRDRFLLVNAVATDVVRLAPPLTVSRQEVDQALAIVRAALEDVAAGAR from the coding sequence GTGAACGCCCACCTCCAGCAGCTCCAGGCCAGGGCGGACGCCCATGTCATGCGCACCTACCCGCCGGCGCCGGCGGCGTTCGTCCGCGGGCAAGGCACCGTCCTGTTCGACGGCGACGGGCAGCCCTGGCTGGACTTCCTGTGCGGGCTCGCGGTCACCAGCCTCGGCCACGCCCACCCGGCGGTCACCGAGGCGGTCGCGGACCAGGCAGGCCAGCTGGTCCACACCTCGAACCTGTTCCTGACCGAACCGGCCGTCGAGCTCTCCGAACGTCTCGCCACCATCACCGGTTGGGACGACGCCACCGTCTTCTTCGCCCAGTGCGGGGCGACCGCCAACGAGGCGGCGATCAAGCTCGCCCGCAAGCACGGCAAGCGTCAGCACCCCGACAAGGTGCGCGTCGTCACCCTGGAGGGGTCGTTCCACGGCCGCACCCTCGCCACCCTGGAGGCCACCGGTCAGCCCGCCAAGCACGTGCCGTTCGCTCCGCTGGCCGGGTTCGTGGACCACGTCCCGTACGACGACCCCGCCGCGCTCCGGGCGGCCGTCGGCGACGACACCTGCGCGGTGCTGCTCGAGCTGGTCCAGGGTGAGGGAGGGGTCCGGCCGATCGACCCCGAGGTCCTGACCGCCGCTCGCGAGGCGTGTGACCGTGCGGGCGCGCTGCTCATCGTCGACGAGGTGCAGACCGGCATCGGGCGCACCGGCCCGTGGTTCGCCTTCCAGGCCACCGACGTCGTCCCCGACGTGGTGACGGTCGCCAAAGCGCTCGCCAACGGGTTCCCGATCGGGGCGTGCATCGCCCGCGGTGAGGCGGCCAAGGTCTTCGAACCGGGAGACCACGCGACGACCTTCGGTGGCAACCCGGTCGCCTGCGCCGCCGCGAACGCCGTGCTCCGCACCATCGAGGCCGACGGCCTGCTGGTGACCGCCGCCGCCCGGGCCACACGCCTGCGCGACGGTCTGCTGCGCCTCGTCGACGACGCGCCCTCGGCGGCCGGAGTGCGAGGACGGGGGCTGCTGCTCGGCTTGACACTGGATGCGCCGGTGGCGGCCGATGTGGTGGCGGCCTGTCGAGACCGGTTCCTGCTCGTCAACGCCGTCGCGACCGACGTGGTTCGCCTGGCACCGCCGTTGACGGTCAGCCGCCAGGAGGTCGACCAGGCCCTGGCGATCGTCCGCGCGGCCCTCGAGGACGTCGCGGCAGGGGCCCGCTGA
- the argH gene encoding argininosuccinate lyase, with protein MPNDQDAGPTTPGAASTDAGRLWGGRFSTGPDEAAWQLGVSTAFDRQLWRQDLAGSQAHAGELRRIGVLDDDEHAQMVAALDRCAELFLADDFPFLPSDEDVHGAIERWLVEDLGPLGGKLRAGRSRNDQIASDLRLWCRDACDELVELVGALQQAFVDQAETHLGWLAPGYTHLQRGQPVLLSHHLLAYVWMLDRDAGRLRDARARLDASVLASGALAGQTLGLDPQAYADALGFDRVIENSMDAVASRDFALEVLAACAILAVTISRLGEEIVLWATAEFGFARVGDAFSTGSSIMPQKRNPDVAELVRGKAGRVVGDLVSLLTTVKALPLTYDRDLQEDKEPVFDAVNTLRLVLPAITGTVASLTFDQERLAAAAVGGFALATDLAEELVRRGVPFREAHEVVGEVVRLAESKGVDLDGLDPEDLAAAHPALDPSVAELLDPRAAVDRRDGVNGTATSSVAAQLERAREAAARNTTP; from the coding sequence ATGCCGAACGATCAGGACGCCGGGCCGACGACCCCCGGAGCCGCCAGCACCGACGCCGGGCGCCTGTGGGGCGGCCGGTTCAGCACGGGCCCGGACGAGGCGGCGTGGCAGCTCGGGGTCTCGACCGCCTTCGACCGTCAGCTGTGGCGCCAGGACCTCGCCGGTTCGCAGGCCCACGCCGGTGAGCTGCGCCGCATCGGCGTGCTCGACGACGACGAGCACGCGCAGATGGTCGCGGCGCTCGACCGCTGCGCGGAGCTGTTCCTCGCCGACGACTTCCCGTTCCTGCCGTCCGACGAGGACGTGCACGGCGCCATCGAACGCTGGCTGGTGGAGGACCTCGGGCCGCTCGGCGGCAAGCTGCGCGCCGGCCGATCACGCAACGACCAGATCGCCAGCGACCTGCGGCTGTGGTGCCGGGACGCCTGCGACGAGCTGGTCGAGCTCGTCGGGGCGCTCCAGCAGGCGTTCGTGGACCAGGCCGAGACCCACCTCGGCTGGCTGGCGCCCGGCTACACCCACCTGCAACGGGGCCAACCGGTGCTGCTCAGCCACCACCTGCTCGCGTACGTGTGGATGCTGGACCGGGACGCCGGCCGTCTGCGCGATGCCCGGGCTCGCCTCGACGCCTCCGTGCTCGCGTCCGGCGCCCTGGCGGGCCAGACCCTCGGCCTCGACCCGCAGGCCTACGCCGACGCGCTCGGGTTCGACCGCGTGATCGAGAACTCCATGGACGCGGTCGCCTCGCGTGACTTCGCCCTCGAGGTGCTGGCGGCCTGCGCGATCCTGGCGGTCACGATCTCGCGGCTCGGGGAGGAGATCGTCCTGTGGGCGACCGCCGAGTTCGGCTTCGCCCGCGTCGGCGATGCGTTCTCGACGGGCAGCTCGATCATGCCCCAGAAGCGCAACCCCGACGTGGCCGAGCTGGTCCGGGGCAAGGCCGGTCGTGTCGTCGGCGACCTCGTCAGCCTCCTCACGACCGTCAAGGCGCTGCCGCTGACCTACGACCGGGACCTCCAGGAGGACAAGGAGCCGGTCTTCGATGCGGTGAACACCCTCCGTCTGGTGCTGCCCGCCATCACCGGCACCGTCGCGTCGCTGACGTTCGACCAGGAGCGGCTCGCGGCGGCCGCGGTCGGCGGGTTCGCGTTGGCCACCGACCTGGCCGAGGAGCTGGTCCGCCGCGGCGTGCCGTTCCGGGAGGCCCACGAGGTCGTCGGCGAGGTGGTGCGCCTGGCGGAGTCCAAGGGCGTCGACCTCGACGGTCTGGACCCCGAGGACCTCGCCGCCGCCCACCCGGCGCTCGACCCGTCCGTCGCCGAGCTGCTCGATCCCCGGGCCGCCGTCGACCGCCGGGACGGGGTCAACGGCACGGCGACGTCGTCGGTCGCCGCACAGCTGGAGCGGGCACGCGAGGCGGCGGCCCGCAACACCACCCCCTGA